The Rhododendron vialii isolate Sample 1 chromosome 1a, ASM3025357v1 region tgttccaaagccactatcaccactgctaatgatgtatcatctccggttattggagttggtacagttccattatcttccacgttaaaaatccatgatgtcttatttgtgccgtcgttaaattgtaatattctctctgtgaatcaattaaccaaatctcatgattgtgttgctctattttttcctactcactgtgtctttcagaacatccatactcgggagaagattggcagtggtagacaaatgggcggattgtactatcttgaagatggattccaacaatccgataaaaaagggcacgctcttgtggtaaatggagattcgatgaataaaaaaaaaaaggaaatttggttatggcataggaGATTGGGACATCCTTCCTTTGGCTATCTTAGGAGATTGtttccatccttgtttcatggatgtaatcttttagattttgtttgcgaaacttgtgtgaaagcaaaaagccatcgtactacttttcatttgagtgatcataaaacagatttacctttttcattagttcattcagatgtttggggaccggccccaatttctactcttaatgggatgaggtggtttataacttttgttgatgattgcactcgcatgacttgggtttatcaaatgaaacacaagagtgatgtttattcaatttttcgcatgttccatcaaatgataactactcagtttggtgttccaataaaagtctttcgttctgataatggtggtgagtacgaaaagaaagaattgatggaatttatgcactctgaagggattattcaccaaacatcttgcacagattctcctcaacaaaatggtgtcgcagagcgaaaaaatcgacatttattggaaattactcggtctcttttaattgggggtcatgttcctatttacttgtggggtgaagctttgaattcggcggtctatttaatgaaccgtacgccatccagtgttcttaattttcgaagaccattggatgccctttctgaccattgcactgtcccaccggtagtacttctggctccacgaatttttgggtgtgtagTTTATGTTCATTTACATCCGCGCCAACGGactaagcttgaatctcgtgctttgaagtgtgtttttgtgggatatgggaacaataaaaaaggctacaagtgttttgatccaaaaactcgaaggctttatgtttccatggatattaccttccacgagaccgaacttttttacagggcgccaattcctaatttaccatttccaggggagaattcagacgaagtgataaattatgcagaactggaagcattttttacctcagaaaatatttcttcgtccggagattcttcaggacagggtgaattttcagatgaaagggaagagttatcggttgttgaaccagagacgtctcatactgaagataatgctcttcatgatagtacaatgcctcccaacaattcaacacaaccactgagccagtcttcttctgagattcctccagaggtatccactaaccctaattccactggtagtgatgatcttttttctgaatctcaagtgtctcaatatcgtcttccgcctcgttctaatcgtggtgtaccacctgttaaatatgagcctgatcctaaatccaacgttagataccccattagtaattatgtgtcttgtcaaaaactgtccaagtcatatgcgtcttatgtgctacagttatcatctgttcctattcctagtaaaatgcaggaggctctagcagatgatagatggactcaagccatggcagaagaaatggcagcgcttgagaaaaatgatacttgggagcttgtgactctaccgaaaggaaaaaagaccgtgggatgtagatgggtctttgcggtcaagcataaagcagatgggacaattgagaggtataaagctcgattggttgcgaaaggatatacgcaatcttatggggttgactatcaggaaacttttgcacctgttgccaaacttaatacagttagagtgctcctgtctttggcggtgaaccgagattggccacttcttcagtttgatgtaaaaaatgcttttttacatggagatcttacagaggaagtgtatatggatccccctccaggtgtggaaaaatactcagatattacaatggtatgcaaacttaaaaaggcgttgtatgggttaaaacagtctccaagagcttggtttggtagatttaccaagtctatgaagagcttcggatataaacaaagcaactcagaccatacgttgtttttaaagcatcgaatgggtaaaattactgctttgattatatatgttgatgacatggtggtgacaggagatgatcaagaagaaattgagagcttacaacgacacttggccttagagtttgaaatgaaacaacttggagatttaaaatactttctcggaatcgaggtagcccgctcaaagaatggtattttcttgtctcaacgaaaatacgttcttgacttgttaactgaaacaggtatgcttggatgtaagcatgcaaatacccctattgaacaaaatcacaagttgtttaattgtttacatgcaacttctactgataaagcaagataccagagacttgtgggaaaattaatttacttgtcccatactaggccagatattgcttattcagtatgcgtagtaagccagtttatgcatgatcctcgtaaacctcacatggatgctgtggaacgcatattgcgatatttaaagtctgctccgggtaaagggttattgttcagcaagaataatcacttgaaggtagaaggttacactgatgcagattgggctggttcatctgacgacagaaaatctacatcaggatactttacttttgtagggggcaaccttgtgacttggaggagtaaaaaacaacaggtggtagcaaggtcaagtgcagaagctgaatatagaggcatggctttttggagtatgtgagttactatggttgaggaacttgcttaaggatttgggtattcactctcaggagacaatgaagctgtattgtgacaacacttctgctatagagattgctcataatccagtccaacacgatcggacgaagcatgtggaaattgataggcacttcattaaagaaaaacttgaagccggaatcattgcttttccgtttgtgaagtctgcagaccaactagccgatgtccttaccaaagctgttgccagcagtgtttttagtcactctttagacaagttaggcatgtgcgatatacatgctccaacttgagggggagtgctagaattaaggatatgatttggtcaatatttgatttggtcaatatccttaattgtgtaatcttattttatgccataagtgtagaatatttccatgtaatcttgtattctttccttgttaatgtttgtactatatatattgtacaactacgatgaatggaattatcagaaaattactccacaattgtgtttattttcatgatCATCTCTAATACATCCCATCGTAAAACAATCATCAGCTCTCCATCTCCGCAGAAAACCCCACAATATGCAGACAAAATAACGACACCAAAAAGGACCCATTTGGAAAACACGAAAAGTTCAACAAGGGCAATTACGAAATTGCGCCAATCGCCTATATCCACTTCGAGATAAGATGTAAAAGCCCTCAAGGGAAAACACAGAGGACACCGTTGGAAAATACAAGCTAAATTACACAAAGCgatgaaaattgaaaatggacTAGAGTTGTTTTGGATgtacttccttttttttatcatttagcATGTGAATTTACTAGACAGTCCAGGTCCTGCCCTGATGAGGAACGGGGCGGGGACAGGGTACCATCCAGGCAACCACCGAATTTCTATCCTTACTTATAAGCCCCGAATCGCAATTGAAATGAGAAGCTAATAAAGGGCTAGTTCAAATAAATAAAGACCTAAACACTTCTCTTTTCAAACATAATTTATCAGAACTCTCGTTCCTAAATCACATAATGTACATGTACAATAACGTCAGTTGAGAAGGGTATTGGAGTGTCTTCCTCGGTAGCTATAGATTCTGTAAAGATTATGATTCTTTACCTAATTAGCAATAGAGATGAAAAAAGATACGAGTAGAAATGCCACATGAAACTTTATTACAAGGGTAGACATACACTGGTTTCCTATTTGTAATAAGGAACATCCAAATAAGAGCAAATCTGGAGGAGTTCAGAACTTCATGAAATGAATTACACAATTGGCATACCATCTAGATCTCAAACCTCGTTGAGAAAATTCTTAAGATTCGTGTCCGAGGATCCACCTTCCTTAGCAGCTACCCTTGCCAAATCTCTCCATTTCCTAGCATTCCTTCGCATTTCTTGAGCTCTATCTCCACCTCCCATAACAATCTCTATGCACCTCTTAATCTCCTCACCTTCAACTAGTCCCTCTTTGTTCGCAGTCACCCTCACCCCTGTCTGCCAAACGTCTTTGATAAGCTTCGCGTTTGTTCCTTGATCACTCCACAGTGGAAAAGCCACCACCGGGACTCCAGAAACCAAACTCTCCAATGAAGAATTCCAACCACAGTGACTCACGAAACATCCCAACGATGGGTGTGAAAGAACCTCCACTTGGGAGCACCATGGCACTATCATCCCTAGTTGTTCCAATTCCTCTTTGCAGCTAAGCTTATCTTCTTCCTTCTCACCACTTGTTGTCGCTTTTATCACCCATAAGAACGGTCTATGGCTTTCCTGCAACCCATGGGCAAtctcctccatttgttgttgtGATAACAAGCATATGCTTCCAAATGCTACATACACCACAGAACCACCCTCCTTTGAGTTCAACCATTCAATACAACCACTcgagttttcaaaaatatcaccCCCAAATGAAGTGTCAGATGGTTCCTTCTCGTCCAAGAAAGCAGATGGAATTAAGGGTCCAATAGCGACCATGTTGAACTTCTCGACAGCTCGAAGGGCTTCAGGCTCCAATGCGTCGAAGGAGTTTATGAGGACTGTAGGATTTTTTTCTTCAGCAAGTATCTCTATGTGCTGTTTTTGCAGCAGAAGTGAAATATTGGCGGCATCTGAAGGGATTACGAAGGAAGGAAGGTCAACGATACTAAGTTGTGGCAATCCGGGTAACTCAATGGACCATGACAAATCTTTGCAATTGTTTCTAATAGCATCGCCATAACCATTGAAGTAAAAGTAATATATATCCAAAATCATGGCTGGTTGAACCCAAAGAAATGTCGATGGGAAGTGAAGTTTACGAGTCACTTCACCCACCCATGGCACAAGGGTTGTGTAGACGACGCGGGAAAAAGGCTGGCCTTTGTCTGCGCTCTCAATGATGAGCTCAGTGATTGCTTTCGACCCAAGTCTCCTCAACTCGGCCATGAAGTGTCCGCGTTCATGACCAACTGGTTCAACGTTGTAGCCATCGGAGAAGCCTGCAATGGTTAGGCCTTCTGGAGTGGGGATGGTTTTGGTCATGCGATTGAGGGCACTGAAGGATGTCACGAAGGTGACCTTAATGCCCATCCTCACAAGGCGCTTGGCAAATTGGAGTGAAGGGTTGATAAGGCCTTGGCCTGGAAATGTTACAAGGAGGATGTGAATGTGGTCCATTTTGGTGGCAATTTGTGCAAAGCTACTGGTGTGCGCCTTTAGCAATAAGTGAATGGGTGAATATAGGATTTGGTTTTGCTAGAGTTGCAAACACTAGAGTTGGCCCCGTGGCACAATCGAACTCTACCATGTGGACTCGTTTAATGTCAAGCTCTCCCTGAATCCACTTGTTTGATGGTGAGCAGAGGTTTATGTTCAAGTATTTGGAGAGATGAAACCtcttgaaaaaaatacacactaATTTACCACAAGTTCAAAATCAATCAAAGATGTAAGTAGTGCAGCCAACAAATTCAGGAAATATGCAGACCACGGTCTAAACGAACATGAGATTTTGCGTGGTTAATTTCTTTATAATCGAGGTAACTGAAGTACTGTCCGATTATACTATCACCAAAGGAGTACTTTACAAATGGGAAAGATCTCACAAACACCGGTGTATCCAACAAATTACAATACTCCAAACAGGTTCtggaaatttaaaatttagagGAAGGACCTCACCAAATGGATGAATCATGAACCAAACCCTCCAAAATAGCTGAAAGCAGGGGATCCAAAACAGAGCCAAGAACAGCTCACAAAACTTCCAAACAGGTGCTGGAAATCTAAAAAGTGGGTGCACGAATTGGTGGTTTTGAACTGAAGCAATTACAAGGCAAAATGCTTCTCCACTTTCTTAAGCATGTCAACCAAGGAATTGCTCACAATCTGATCTAATTCTTCCAcacaaagataaaaaaaacaaagagtatAGTAGCCTAGCACTAAGTCCTTGACCAATCAGATTTTTGGAAGGGAAAAACGATTAGGATTTGccttttgatcggcaaaaaaaaaaaggaattgagaCACTAGTCCATTGCTGGCAACAAGGCCCAAATCTAGAATTTTCCTGAATAGAGCCTTAGACGTCGAGGTTAGGTGAAGACGGTGGGTATTTGTCAGTTAGGAGGTAGACGTCGAGGTTAGGTGAAGACGGTGGGTATTTGTCAGTTAGGAGGTGACGGGGAAGATGGAGTATGCGGTGCAAGGTGGATGGCTGGCAGTGTTAGTTTTTTCCCATTAGTGTGGCCCACTACCCTTCACGTTTTGTGTATGTGGGATTCCactatcagataagccaatgaagtgatatggttcattacgataactaattagaattatGGATTAAGGAAAACTCatgataataaaagagaccttgatggaTTAGGTGTCatttaataattatctctaaggccctcttctctcttctataaaaggtagaatactcaccCCTTATTCATACGGTTTTTCCATAAATTAAAGTACTGGGATATTCTAGCaaagtagagacagagagaagaaggtgagccaagaattaaggtgtttctaattaaggagtttgttctctctaatcacgatggccaacaaaggtacgctatttattgttcttgagatgtgttgaattcaaaatcctgttaatatctgttttccgcataataattttaaaacagaTATAAatttacagttggtatcagagcattaggTTTTTCTGAATCAATACATCTTAGAATAAAATTATGTCGAACATACTGTCGTGTCGTGTGTCGATTAAAATTATCTCGCATGTCGATTAGCCCTTGCGGTGAACTGGGCAAATAGTTATTGTGAATGATCGAATATTTTATGCTACTGTGATGTTTTTCATTCGGATAGAAAAAGGACCACTTACTTGCCGTCATTGGTTTAATGATGTGGGCTAACAAAGTGGATAGAGTACTGTAACCcattttttcttactttgtttATTGCCCGTTTGTTACCGCAGTAAAGAGATCCATAATCTCTGAAATTGGCCATCAATATTAAGTGTTCTATTAATTGTCGTTGAATCCAGAAAGTCTTCATGCCGTTGTTGAACAATGGGTTAATATAGTAGCATAATTGATTACTATTTGCTTCTGTTGCTTGCTAATTAATATTTCCGTAAAGTAGTCCTCGACTCGGCAATTAATTGTTTTTTCTAAAGTTTACATGTAACCTATGTGATTTTAAGATCTAAATTGCCGTATTGGAATTTGCTTGATGGAGTCTATTAATTTTACTCATTTACGCAACTAACAGTTTGCCTTCTTTATATATTGATACTGTTTGCACGTGGTGATTGGGCAAATCGGTTTATGGTAAATAGATTAATTGACTCTTCCCGTTTTggttgaattattatttttctaatcaggATTACTGGACTGGAAAACATATACCTGTTTTTGCAATGTATGTACGGATATTGTTTTCGTTATGACTATATATGGTTTATGATAGAGATAAAGGTTATGATCGCATGCTTACAAAAATTACTCTGTTTTGCCCGATTATGTTTTCTGCAATAATGTATGATTTTTTTGAAGCATTTAATTGGGAAAGTTTTTCTATTACTGTGTTACTGTATATGTGAGAGTTATGGTTATATTGAATGTCATTGAATGGATAAATCAATCACATAAAAGAATACTTaattgtatattttatttttcggtagTAGTGATTAAATAAAAGAATGACATCCGCATAactcaaaaaaaagaatagagtATATCACTGGTTAGTTTAATATTCATAGGAATTACTAATttggtagtcaccaaagtgGCCTAGGTTAGTGAAACttataaatattaaactatATCAAAGTTTTGTTAAAAGGGTAACAATTAAGTCAATGATATTCTCGATTGCAGTCATAATTATAAGAATGAGACTAGGCCCAAAGGAGAGTCACATTTAAATAATTATGAACTGGGTAGAGTGAGTAATTTATGCAACTTAGCGGGTTAGGATTGGATATCCAAGGATAACATGACTAACTTGATAAGCtgtataaattatttagacctacttaggtgattatgttgcacctaattaatgagtgaacaatAGGTATGCTTAGGTTTCGCACAAAGGAGGACCTAGGTGATGTCAATAGTTCATCATTATAAATGTTTACAATTCTCAAAGTTTTTTTATTAAGTATTGTCCTATTTTATTTCAGTTACAGTTCCTATTTCACTACACTCTCATGCATCCAATGTTCCAACCCTCACTGGACCAAATTTTTCGAAATGGTCTGAGCATATTCAGTTCACACTGGGTGTATTAGACCTTGATATGGCTTTACTTATTGAAAAACCTGCGGAAATTACTGATGAAAGTTCCGAGGATCAAGtgttcaatttcaattcatGGGAAAGGTCGAACAGGCTCAGTTTAATGTTCATGAAGATGACCATTGCGAATAACATCAAAACCTCCCTACCATAGAATACTAATGCACTAGAATACTTAAAGGTTGTGGAAGACCGCTTTAAATCTGCTGATAAGTCACTCGCTGGCACAATTATGGTTGAATTAACCACCATGAAATGTGATGGTAGTCGTGGAGTTCAAGAGCACATCTTGAACATGTCTGACAAAGTTGCAAAGCTTGCAACCTTGGGAATGAAAAGGGATGAGTCCTTCCTTGTTCAGTTTATACT contains the following coding sequences:
- the LOC131333540 gene encoding crocetin glucosyltransferase, chloroplastic-like, whose product is MDHIHILLVTFPGQGLINPSLQFAKRLVRMGIKVTFVTSFSALNRMTKTIPTPEGLTIAGFSDGYNVEPVGHERGHFMAELRRLGSKAITELIIESADKGQPFSRVVYTTLVPWVGEVTRKLHFPSTFLWVQPAMILDIYYFYFNGYGDAIRNNCKDLSWSIELPGLPQLSIVDLPSFVIPSDAANISLLLQKQHIEILAEEKNPTVLINSFDALEPEALRAVEKFNMVAIGPLIPSAFLDEKEPSDTSFGGDIFENSSGCIEWLNSKEGGSVVYVAFGSICLLSQQQMEEIAHGLQESHRPFLWVIKATTSGEKEEDKLSCKEELEQLGMIVPWCSQVEVLSHPSLGCFVSHCGWNSSLESLVSGVPVVAFPLWSDQGTNAKLIKDVWQTGVRVTANKEGLVEGEEIKRCIEIVMGGGDRAQEMRRNARKWRDLARVAAKEGGSSDTNLKNFLNEV